Proteins encoded by one window of Salicibibacter halophilus:
- a CDS encoding phosphatase PAP2 family protein, with the protein MKRKIGQALLLVLLTIGMTWAFRPFGLWLDEYVMERLEAAHAAAEASFLYRMAEIAAIPGSTTVFTVVSIGVLLFLLKLRQKYMFWFMAVFLYGGVIVNTGLKLLMSRPRPYGIVKSMDGFGDFFHLISYSFPSGHAFRAVLLALALGILIACFSRFSLKVRQSLYSLLLLLAVGAIASRPILGVHYPTDVLAAAIYAFIWLGIVLRFYPRKIMEKKG; encoded by the coding sequence ATGAAACGAAAAATTGGGCAGGCACTGCTATTGGTGCTTTTAACCATTGGGATGACTTGGGCATTCAGACCATTCGGTTTATGGTTGGACGAATACGTGATGGAGCGTTTGGAAGCGGCACATGCGGCTGCCGAAGCTTCCTTTCTTTATCGGATGGCTGAAATAGCCGCCATACCGGGAAGCACGACGGTATTTACTGTCGTGTCCATTGGCGTGCTTCTCTTTCTTTTAAAGTTGCGCCAAAAGTACATGTTTTGGTTTATGGCTGTTTTTTTGTATGGCGGTGTTATCGTAAATACAGGGTTGAAACTATTGATGAGCCGTCCAAGGCCTTATGGGATTGTGAAAAGCATGGATGGCTTTGGAGATTTCTTTCATCTCATTTCATATAGTTTTCCGAGCGGGCATGCTTTTCGGGCAGTTTTGCTCGCGTTGGCTTTAGGGATACTGATCGCCTGTTTTTCGAGATTTTCACTGAAAGTTAGACAATCGTTGTACAGCCTTCTTTTGCTATTGGCAGTGGGCGCAATTGCAAGCAGACCCATTCTGGGGGTCCATTATCCGACAGATGTTTTAGCTGCGGCTATTTATGCTTTTATATGGCTAGGTATTGTTTTACGATTCTACCCCCGAAAAATCATGGAGAAAAAAGGTTGA